In a single window of the Dreissena polymorpha isolate Duluth1 chromosome 3, UMN_Dpol_1.0, whole genome shotgun sequence genome:
- the LOC127871090 gene encoding uncharacterized protein LOC127871090 isoform X2: MLKPFLSGKEIKQTFRFAVPVIEEQCIDHSKIIVFASNQEDLETLNKALDDFLLEQDLPVSHKFVSIKKEPILDTELLATFCLSQSRNVFVCAGDIIQFDDDNVGLVNAVILLKSGKLAGKGNVFYRLRAKGGIGYYAALDRVIQPPAPTCVVTTGGSLHAKILHPTRPISERKTRQSNIVSNIFDCLMTAQEENIERLIFPFVYSGAGGVDIKDCARLYASAITEFIRLVPNRFTNPRDIYFVEIDKDKAMKLVLELKALLPIRLTQLMMFPSTDAALKGEDPNHGDCTFGNTFIKYTTGDIREANVDAIVCPEYRNSDFGGIVSNSIKFAFRINYADINGQLQTGNIGISRCFWHPERKREIIIMHAAAYTWNTREEEMNKRYFKQTMDAIFGKLRNSRKMKHIETIAIPLIGITDADDVVVGKKACKVFTDTLRVCCLERTKQSPLTIHLINPCPRITAWLNELLHLP, translated from the exons ATGCTGAAACCCTTCCTAAGCGGtaaagaaattaaacaaacattccGCTTTGCAGTGCCCGTAATTGAGGAACAATGTATTGATCATtccaaaattattgtatttgcttCAAATCAAGAAGATCTGGAGACATTAAATAAAGCTTTGGATGATTTCTTGTTAGAACAGGATCTCCCGGTATCACACaaatttgtttcaattaaaaaagaaCCCATTCTCGACACGGAGTTGTTGGCAACGTTCTGTTTATCACAGTCACGCAATGTGTTCGTATGCGCCGGAGATATCATACAATTCGACGACGACAATGTTGGACTTGTCAATGCCGTCATACTGCTGAAATCAGGCAAGCTAGCAGGAAAAGGAAACGTGTTTTACCGATTGAGGGCGAAAGGTGGCATCGGCTACTATGCAGCTCTGGACCGTGTTATACAGCCTCCTGCACCAACATGCGTAGTAACTACTGGTGGATCTTTGCATGCTAAAATACTTCACCCAACTCGGCCAATAAGTGAAAGGAAAACGCGACAGAGCAACATCGTTTCCAACATTTTCGACTGTCTTATGACAGCACAAGAGGAGAACATCGAACGGCTTATATTTCCGTTTGTTTACTCAG GCGCCGGTGGGGTAGACATTAAAGATTGCGCAAGACTGTACGCGTCTGCAATAACAGAATTCATCAGGCTGGTCCCAAATCGTTTCACGAACCCGAGAGACATTTATTTCGTTGAGATAGACAAAGATAAAGCTATGAAACTTGTTCTGGAATTGAAGGCATTACTTCCAATCAGACTTACCCAGTTAATGATGTTTCCATCAACGGATGCTGCTTTGAAAGGTGAAGATCCTAACCATGGGGATTGTACTTTTGGAAATACATTTATCAAATATACAACTGGCGACATTCGCGAAGCAAATGTTGATGCCATTGTGTGTCCCGAGTACCGGAATTCAGACTTTGGAGGAATTGTTTCCAACAGTATCAAGTTTGCTTTTCGAATTAACTACGCCGATATCAATGGGCAGTTGCAAACCGGTAATATTGGCATTTCACGATGCTTTTGGCATCCAGAACGTAAACGCGAAATAATTATCATGCACGCAGCGGCCTATACATGGAACACTAGAGAAGAGGAGATGAATAAAAGGTATTTCAAACAGACCATGGACGCGATATTTGGAAAACTGAGGAACAGTCGGAAAATGAAACACATTGAGACAATCGCCATTCCACTGATAGGCATAA CCGATGCAGACGATGTTGTTGTGGGCAAGAAGGCATGCAAAGTATTTACAGACACCCTCCGCGTGTGTTGCTTGGAGAGGACTAAGCAGTCTCCTCTGACGATCCATCTGATAAATCCCTGCCCTCGGATTACAGCTTGGCTGAATGAGCTATTACATCTCCCGTAA
- the LOC127871090 gene encoding uncharacterized protein LOC127871090 isoform X1 — MAGEGDPAIVATDVDKIHYRYFNFLLKERCYSTYDDDTRCIEAIPLSESEKSILTDVLLHFNQRLYRQLKVECSPDMLKPFLSGKEIKQTFRFAVPVIEEQCIDHSKIIVFASNQEDLETLNKALDDFLLEQDLPVSHKFVSIKKEPILDTELLATFCLSQSRNVFVCAGDIIQFDDDNVGLVNAVILLKSGKLAGKGNVFYRLRAKGGIGYYAALDRVIQPPAPTCVVTTGGSLHAKILHPTRPISERKTRQSNIVSNIFDCLMTAQEENIERLIFPFVYSGAGGVDIKDCARLYASAITEFIRLVPNRFTNPRDIYFVEIDKDKAMKLVLELKALLPIRLTQLMMFPSTDAALKGEDPNHGDCTFGNTFIKYTTGDIREANVDAIVCPEYRNSDFGGIVSNSIKFAFRINYADINGQLQTGNIGISRCFWHPERKREIIIMHAAAYTWNTREEEMNKRYFKQTMDAIFGKLRNSRKMKHIETIAIPLIGITDADDVVVGKKACKVFTDTLRVCCLERTKQSPLTIHLINPCPRITAWLNELLHLP, encoded by the exons ATGGCTGGAG AAGGTGATCCAGCGATTGTTGCAACAGATGTCGACAAGATCCATTACAGATATTTCAATTTCTTGTTGAAAGAAAGGTGCTATTCCACATACGATGATGATACCAGATGTATTGAAGCAATCCCGTTATCTGAATCCGAGAAATCAATTCTGACAGACGTATTGTTGCATTTCAACCAACGTTTATACAGACAACTAAAGGTAGAATGTAGTCCAGATATGCTGAAACCCTTCCTAAGCGGtaaagaaattaaacaaacattccGCTTTGCAGTGCCCGTAATTGAGGAACAATGTATTGATCATtccaaaattattgtatttgcttCAAATCAAGAAGATCTGGAGACATTAAATAAAGCTTTGGATGATTTCTTGTTAGAACAGGATCTCCCGGTATCACACaaatttgtttcaattaaaaaagaaCCCATTCTCGACACGGAGTTGTTGGCAACGTTCTGTTTATCACAGTCACGCAATGTGTTCGTATGCGCCGGAGATATCATACAATTCGACGACGACAATGTTGGACTTGTCAATGCCGTCATACTGCTGAAATCAGGCAAGCTAGCAGGAAAAGGAAACGTGTTTTACCGATTGAGGGCGAAAGGTGGCATCGGCTACTATGCAGCTCTGGACCGTGTTATACAGCCTCCTGCACCAACATGCGTAGTAACTACTGGTGGATCTTTGCATGCTAAAATACTTCACCCAACTCGGCCAATAAGTGAAAGGAAAACGCGACAGAGCAACATCGTTTCCAACATTTTCGACTGTCTTATGACAGCACAAGAGGAGAACATCGAACGGCTTATATTTCCGTTTGTTTACTCAG GCGCCGGTGGGGTAGACATTAAAGATTGCGCAAGACTGTACGCGTCTGCAATAACAGAATTCATCAGGCTGGTCCCAAATCGTTTCACGAACCCGAGAGACATTTATTTCGTTGAGATAGACAAAGATAAAGCTATGAAACTTGTTCTGGAATTGAAGGCATTACTTCCAATCAGACTTACCCAGTTAATGATGTTTCCATCAACGGATGCTGCTTTGAAAGGTGAAGATCCTAACCATGGGGATTGTACTTTTGGAAATACATTTATCAAATATACAACTGGCGACATTCGCGAAGCAAATGTTGATGCCATTGTGTGTCCCGAGTACCGGAATTCAGACTTTGGAGGAATTGTTTCCAACAGTATCAAGTTTGCTTTTCGAATTAACTACGCCGATATCAATGGGCAGTTGCAAACCGGTAATATTGGCATTTCACGATGCTTTTGGCATCCAGAACGTAAACGCGAAATAATTATCATGCACGCAGCGGCCTATACATGGAACACTAGAGAAGAGGAGATGAATAAAAGGTATTTCAAACAGACCATGGACGCGATATTTGGAAAACTGAGGAACAGTCGGAAAATGAAACACATTGAGACAATCGCCATTCCACTGATAGGCATAA CCGATGCAGACGATGTTGTTGTGGGCAAGAAGGCATGCAAAGTATTTACAGACACCCTCCGCGTGTGTTGCTTGGAGAGGACTAAGCAGTCTCCTCTGACGATCCATCTGATAAATCCCTGCCCTCGGATTACAGCTTGGCTGAATGAGCTATTACATCTCCCGTAA